From one Variovorax sp. PBL-H6 genomic stretch:
- a CDS encoding DUF6806 family protein: MPRYNAPFEIHVHGDVSLRSDVSFEQIQEALKPLWKYAGARSLADGANSVYEEEPGIRFEQKDHLLQICWTVAGDEDFRQALDEMCMALNELAEQGAAIEVTFYDTDFDEEEGDPEEESRDDFVMLFIGPNPAAIMQVQRDLLVEDVVNLMERHFDGAELGGVVAEIDKLFGDRFDALVNSLEIGKRPRGGTGGPGSGGHGGGRRPRHLH; the protein is encoded by the coding sequence ATGCCTCGCTACAACGCTCCGTTCGAAATCCACGTCCACGGCGATGTGTCGCTTCGCTCCGATGTGAGCTTCGAGCAAATTCAGGAAGCCCTGAAACCCCTCTGGAAATACGCCGGTGCCCGCTCGCTGGCCGATGGCGCGAACAGTGTCTACGAAGAGGAACCCGGAATCCGCTTCGAGCAGAAGGACCACCTGCTCCAGATCTGCTGGACCGTGGCCGGAGACGAGGATTTCCGACAGGCCCTCGACGAAATGTGCATGGCTCTCAACGAGCTGGCCGAGCAAGGCGCCGCGATCGAGGTCACCTTCTACGACACGGACTTCGACGAGGAGGAGGGCGATCCCGAGGAAGAGTCCCGTGATGACTTCGTCATGCTCTTCATCGGTCCCAACCCGGCCGCGATCATGCAGGTGCAGCGCGACCTTCTGGTCGAGGACGTGGTGAACCTCATGGAGCGCCACTTCGATGGCGCAGAGCTCGGCGGCGTAGTGGCCGAGATCGACAAGCTCTTCGGCGACCGCTTCGATGCGCTGGTGAACTCCCTCGAAATTGGCAAGCGCCCGCGTGGAGGCACCGGTGGGCCGGGCAGTGGCGGTCACGGCGGCGGACGCCGCCCGCGCCACCTGCACTGA